In a single window of the Daphnia carinata strain CSIRO-1 chromosome 4, CSIRO_AGI_Dcar_HiC_V3, whole genome shotgun sequence genome:
- the LOC130687214 gene encoding G-protein coupled receptor Mth2-like gives MRHQLAYTIVCLTLWISSCAGSDESTLHDDQGLLIPLAKCCDVGEFYNAGFDNCVEWDTLDIEVPGTYFDSNGTGHAAAPSAFLLSLTNLTICPNGHVVKTSTDFQIFQDGSLKTADGIWREPGEFCVNRIVSQSDLRTPLAIFASRLCIVDPCANSSTGCIHKCCPTGMILNETERLCQPSSVPFVIPFHDESGTPLPTPTSVVVRDGVFVDCQHGAYSLRPSAEEDEEFYILPNGRIHFPANREYVDDYCIDQFASEDGTVLQALLCFPPQPEETAANVVIQSIYPYFLFVSSLFLIATFIVHALLPELRNTHGVTIMCHAASMTVMYIGLATIQLNPYLPDDVCVGLAVLVHFAFLATFTWLNVLSFDIWWTFNDRRLPRRSHKLGRRFIYYSLYAWSVPTLIVLFGQIVDNVRGLSNHISQPGFGTLKCWFHTPGSFYIFLYGPMSVLILGNVFFFTMTAITLCRTRIGTLHKDNANLFYSKQKFRAIFVLFMLMGISWMTEVISFAVGGSAYLWIPTDILNILTAVFVFFIFVCKPNVWSLLMKKYPSVQKFDRFCSSCMKYDNSNQENEDRSFIDLQQTTI, from the exons ATGAGGCATCAACTGGCGTACACAATAGTGTGCCTAACCTTGTGGATCTCTTCGTGCGCCGGAAGCGACGAAAGTACGCTGCACGACGATCAAGGCCTTCTGATTCCGTTAGCAAAATGCTGCGATGTCGGTGAATTCTACAATGCCGGATTTGACAATTGCGTGGAATGGGACACTCTCGATATAGAAGTTCCTGGAACCTATTTCGACTCCAATGGAACCGGCCATGCTGCGGCCCCTAGTGCCTTTCTGTTGTCTTTGACTAATTTAACTATTTGCCCAAATGGTCATGTTGTCAAGACGTCAACAGATTTCCAAATATTTCAAGATGGATCTTTGAAAACAGCCGACGGAATTTGGAGAGAACCTGGAGAGTTTTGTGTCAACAGAATCGTCAGCCAATCGGATTTGAGGACACCATTAGCAATATTTGCTTCCAGACTTTGCATCGTCGATCCGTGTGCCAACAGCAGCACCGGATGCATCCATAAATGTTGCCCGACAGGAATGATCCTCAATGAGACCGAAAGACTTTGCCAGCCGAGTTCAGTGCCGTTTGTCATACCATTTCACGATGAGAGTGGCACACCATTGCCGACTCCAACATCCGTAGTCGTACGAGATGGAGTGTTTGTTGATTGTCAACACGGAGCCTATTCACTACGACCTTCAGCTGAAGAGGATGAAGAGTTTTACATTCTCCCCAATGGCAGGATACACTTTCCTGCAAACCGCGAATATGTCGATGATTATTGCATAGATCAATTTGCAAGTGAAGATGGCACA GTGTTGCAAGCATTGTTATGTTTCCCACCGCAGCCAGAAGAAACGGCAGCAAATGTGGTCATCCAGTCCATTTATCCGTATTTCTTGTTCGTGTCTTCGTTATTCCTCATCGCTACCTTTATCGTTCACGCTTTACTACCGGAACTGCGCAACACACatg GGGTTACAATAATGTGTCATGCTGCTTCAATGACCGTCATGTACATTGGTTTGGCAACTATTCAACTGAATCCATACCTACCGGATGACGTATGCGTTGGATTGG cCGTTCTTGtccattttgcttttcttgccACTTTCACTTGGCTCAACGTTCTTAGTTTTGACATTTGGTGGACATTCAA TGATCGTCGATTACCAAGGAGAAGTCACAAATTAGGCCGTCGATTTATCTATTACTCGCTATACGCGTGGTCAGTCCCCACATTGATTGTCCTTTTCGGTCAGATAGTCGACAATGTTCGAGGATTGTCGAATCACATTAGTCAACCTGGATTCGGTACCCTAAAGTGTTGGTTTCACA CTCCTGGGTCGTTCTACATCTTCCTCTACGGCCCCATGTCTGTTCTTATCCTCGGCaacgtatttttctttacgatGACAGCAATAACGCTGTGTAGAACCAGAATTGGAACACTTCACAAGGACAATGCAAATTTATTCTACAGCAAACAAAA GTTTCGTGCCatctttgttcttttcatgCTGATGGGAATCTCATGGATGACGGAAGTGATTTCTTTTGCAGTTGGTGGCTCTGCCTATCTATGGATTCCTACCGATATTCTCAACATACTGACGGCAGTATTTGTGTTTTTCATCTTCGTCTGTAAACCAAATGTGTGGTCACTTCTCATGAAAAAGTATCCTTCCGTGCAGAAGTTTGACCGCTTCTGTTCATCGTGCATGAAGTACGATAACAGCaatcaagaaaatgaagatcGATCTTTCATTGATCTGCAGCAGACAACTATTTAA